The sequence TCGTGTTCAACAGCGGATAGCCCATTTCCTTGCGCTGGGTGGCGTACAAGCGCGCGACCCGGGACGCCAGATTGCGCACCCGGCCGATGTAGCCCGTGCGCTCGGTGATGGATATGGCTCCACGGGCGTCAAGCAGGTTGAAGGCGTGTGAGCACTTGAGGCAGTAGTCGTAAGCCGGCCAAGGCAGGCCCACTTCACACAGGCGCAGACACTCGCCCTCATAAGAACTGAATAATCCGAACAGCATGCCGGCATCCGAGAACTCGAAATTGTACTTGGACTGCTCCACCTCGTTCTGGTGGTGGACTTGGCCGTACTTTACGGTCTTGTTCCAATCCAGGTCGTAGACCGACTCCTTGCCCTGGAGATACATGCTGAGGCGCTCCAGGCCGTAGGTGATCTCTACGCTCACAGGGTGCAGATCAATTCCGCCGGTCTGTTGGAAATAGGTGAACTGCGTCACCTCCATGCCGTTGAGCCAGACTTCCCAGCCAAGACCCCAGGCTCCCAATGTCGGTGACTCCCAGTTGTCTTCGACGAAGCGGATGTCGTGCGCGGCCGTGTCGATGCCCAGGGCGGCCAGACTCGCCAGGTAGATATCCTGCACATCATCGGGCGAGGGCTTCAGGATGACCTGAAATTGATAGTAATGCTGCAGCCGGTTGGGATTCTCGCCGTAACGACCGTCAGTGGGCCGCCTGGAGGGCTCGACATAGGCCACTTTCCATGGCTCGGGACCGATGACCCGGAAGAACGTGTGCGGGTTGAATGTTCCAGCCCCCACCTCGACATCGAACGGCTGCCCGATGACACAGCCGTAATCCGACCAAAACTGCTGCAGACGCAGGATTACTTCCTGAAAGGTCATGCTTCTACCCCGATACTGCCGTGCTTAGGGCCGCGGAGCGTCACTCCCGATGGAATCCACGCTCGTTCTGACGCAGGCCCAAATGGTACTGCACATACTTGTCCACTATCTCGTAGCACTCTGAGCGGATTTCGGAAACCACCCGCAGGCTTCTCCACTCCCGCGGACCCGTGGCTTGGAGATGAGAGAGAAGGCGCATGGTGCCCCTACTCGCCGGCAAGGCAAGCCCCGTGGACGGCCTGCACACTTGGCAGGATACACTACCCCTCTCCACGCAGAAGACGGGCGAAGGGATTTGCTCTATATTCTTGCCGCAAAGATGGCAAGACTTGAAATCAGGAGCAAATCCGCTCTCAAAGGCCACGGCGGCGCGGAAGAAAAGCGGCCAAAAATCTTGATCCTCCCCGCCATCATCCAGTGCCTCGAGCGTCGCCAAGGTGAGATCGTAGACGGCCCTGCTGGTGTCGACTCCAAGCTGGAAGGCCTGCAGGAACTTGATGCAGTTGGCAGCCATGCCCAGCGTTGGCAAATTCGCCTTGAGCCGAGGATAACCGCTCAAAAGCGTGCTTTCCTCAAGCTGGAGATATGCCATGTTGCGGCTTGAGCGGGCCTTGAAAAGCACGAGGTTGAGCGCATCAAGGCAACCGCAAAAACGCCGCCGACTGCGGCTTCCGCCAAAGGCAAAGGCCGTCAGAATGCCTCTGGTGGGTGTCAGCAGGCGCACCCACTGGTCGTATTCCCGGAAGCGACCGACTTTGAGAATAAGTCCATGCTCGGTGAATTCCATCTCTGCCTGGCGCCACCCCTGGCGCAATGCTGCAGCTAAGGCAGCGTCAGCCGCCGCACCTGGCCTGGTTGAGCATTCAGAGCGTAGGGCTGGCCATTGAGAACAAGATCCACGCCACCGGCGTTTCCAAGCATGAGGCTAAGCGACCCGTTAAAGTTCAGACGTGCACGTCCGCCGGGCTGCAGCATATACTCGCGCACGGTTCCGTCAGCGTGCGTCGCCTGCAGCCAGCACGTTTCGCGGGCCTGCACCACGAGGATGCTGCTTGCGGCAGGCTGATCCTCGGCCGCCCGAGCCTGGGGAGCTGGGCTGGCAAGCGGGGCCTGAGCCGGTTGGGACGGAGTCGCCGGCTTCGGCGTCTCGACCGGAGCAGGTTGAACCGGCTCCGGTTGGACGATAGCTGCAACGCTTGGCTCAACGGCTGCGGCCGGAGCGGCTTCAACAAGTTGGGCTGCCGTGGATTCGGACCCGACGCTTACCACGGCTTCCGGTTCGAATGCGGATTCGTCGGGTGCATCCACTGGTGCAGTCGGAACCAGCTGCGTTTCCAGCTCCTGAGACTCGGCCGGCCGTGTCGCCGGTGCGCTTCCCGCTGTGTGGGAAAAGTACCAATAGGTAGCGCCAGCGGCGACCACAAGCAGGGCGAATGCGGCCACACTCATGCGATTGCCCGTACGCAGGGAGCGCACCTCGGGATGGTCCTCCTCCCTATCAGGCACAGCCTGGCGATACACTGGTCGATACTGGCCGCTGGTTGTGCCGGTTGCAAAATCACTCAAGGCTTCGCTCAGGTCCATTCCCAAATATTGGCCGTAAACTTTTATAAATCCCTTGGCATAGACCGGATGCGGAAGCAGCTCGCTCAAGCCGCTCTCAATTCCTTGCAGGCTGGAGAGGCTGATCCTCGTCTGCTGAGCGATATCTTCCAGCACCAAGCCGCGTCTCTCGCGTTCCTCGCGCAACATGGTTCCAATCTCGCGCAGCTCCATTGAAAACTCCCCCAACTTGAAGACTCGGTTAACAGTGGTTAATCAAAAACGTATATCGACGATTGCTTTTGTCTTGAGATCCTGCATGTACTCAGCATATTGGACGGCATACTTGGGATCGTAAAGCTTCTGGCGAATCTCTTCCCTGACCTCATCCAAGGAGCGTTCCTTGCCCGGAATGATAGCCTTGAGCTTAAGAATGGCCTTATTGCCGTCAATGCTGAAAGGCTCGCTTATTTCGCCCGGGTGGATCTGGGCCAGCGCCTCGCGCCATTGGGAAGCCAACTCCGACCACTTGAGTCTGCCGATACTTCCGCCGCTCTGGGCACCAGGACCCTTTGAATATTTCCTGGCTGCCTCCTCGAAGCTGATTTCAGCCTTACCGAGCCGCTGCACTAGTCCATCCGAGTCCTCGTTTGGCGGAAGCAGAATCAGACCGAGCTCGACTTCCTTAGCCTGGGTGTAATCGCTTTTATGCTCATCATAATAGCGCAGAATCTCCTCGTCCGTCACAAGAACTTTCCGGCGAACCATAAACGAGAGAACCCTGTGGCGCAGCATGCTCTCCCTGATGTTACGTTTGTACTCTTCGCGCGTCATGTTCTCGCGCTGCAGCTGCCGGCCCAAATCCTCTTCCGTCATGCTGTTGGACTGCCTGAACTGGCGGATGTGATTCTCCACTTCCGTGTCGTTCACCTCTAAGTTCAGTCGTTTCGCTTCCATGAGCAGGAGGATGTCGTCCACGAGCCTGTCCAAAAGCTTCTTGCGTACTACGGTAAGCTGTTGCTCGTCCTGTGCGTTGAGCTTTCGGCCACTTAGCTGCATGAGGTAGGGTGCGAGTTCCCGGTCGAGATCATATGAAGTGATGACTTGGCCATTGACCACGGCGACGATCCTGTCCACGATCTCGGTCGCGCGCGCGGGAAGGCAAGCCAGCATAAGGGCACAGGTGACAAGCAACACCTGGGCGGGAATCCCTCTCCAATAAAATGATGAGTTCAAGTCAACTGCCGTTTTTTGCAGGTACAGGTATGGATTCAAGATCATCGTCCTCATCCGCTGGTATCTGGTCCGGCACCATCTGATCTGGATACTCCTGCTCCTCGCCTACTATGGGCGCCTCCGCAGGCATCTCGGCATCAGCCTCGAGGGGCTCACCCATGAATTCTCCCTCATCCTGGGAAGGCTGGTCGTCCTGCTCGTCCTCGACCTGCTCCAGCAAGTGCTTGCTGATTGTGATGGTCGCGACCTCAAGCTTGCGCGCCAACCAAGCATTGAAGGCATCGCGCATCTTCTGGTCCAGCAGGACCTGCTCCACTAAGGGATAGGCCTGCGTGGGATCCAGAACCTTGGCAGGGCTGCGCTCCACAAGAATGAGACGATGGAATTTGGATTCTTCGGTAAGCACGCTGGAAGCTTCGCCCGGCTCCAGGTTGGCCAGGGCGTTAAGCCAGCTGGCAGGCAGCCTGTCTTCGCGCATCCGTAGTTGGCGGACCTCAACTTCCTTGAGCTTGGCGGCAATGTCGGCCGCAGCCTCGCCCTTAGAGAAGAGTTGCGTGGCCTTGAGCACGAGTTCCCTGCTCGGCCCGGTGATGATCAGGAACTTGAGCCGCGAAGGCAGATAGAAGTCCGACAAGTGACTCCTGTAATAGGAGTCCGCCTCGGTATAATCAATTTTGATGGAGGGCCGGAGCACCTGCTGCAAGAATTTCTCGATGGAGATTCGTGCCTTGAATTCCTTACGCCAGAAGGAAATATCAATGTACTCCTCCACCAGGATCTCCTCGAAAGCACCCTCGGGATAATCCTTGCGCACCGAATCTTCGGCCTTGTTCAGCTCTTCATCGGTCACTTCCAGGCCCCGGTCGGCCAACTCCTGAATGATCAGCTCCTGAATAATCAGATCACTCAGGATGGTACCGTAATCAGTACGCAGCTGGTTGACCGTCGGATTCAGGTCATCGGTGGAGTCCAAGTACATGATGTCATACTTGTACTCCAACTGATTGAGATGGATAGGACGCCCGTTGACCATGGCGATGACGCCTGGCTCGCTACGGTCCGAAGAACAGGCCGTGACGATGATCGAAGCCAGAAGGGCCATCAAGAGGCGCGTGGCTCTGAGCATGGCGGTTATTTACCTGCTTGACTGCTTGTCTGCTTAATTGCCGGCTGATGTGGCCTGTTCATGAACTCGCGGCGGCCGGTGCGCGGAGCCGCAGTTGCTCCAACTCCATTTTCAGGTACTCCAAGCCCCTGGCAATGGAATCCTTCTCTCCAAAACGCGCCTCAAGCTTATTGGGCGGCATGAGTTTCGCCCAGGATTGCCGGCTTTGCAACCAAAACAAGAGCTGTTCCGGGGCTACGACCTGGTTGTCTTGGAGGAAGGTCAGCACGGCACGTCCCGGATAGAGGTCAGCGCGCACGACCTGCATCTGGGTGAGAGCGCGCTTGAGGGACAGCACAGCCAGAAAGCTTTCCAACTCCTGAGGAATATGGCCGAAGCGATCGCGCATCTCGCCCGCGATCTCGGCCATGGCATCATCCGAGCGTGCCGAGGACAGCGCCCGGTAATAACGCAGCCGCTCGCCGGGGTCGAGGATGAACTTCTCGGGAATATGCGCCGGGAAGACGAAATTGATCTCTGGCTCCACCAATTCGTGGCGGACCTCACCTTTGAGCCGCTGTACCTCTTCTTCCAGCATCTCCAGATAAAGGTCCAGGCCCACTCTGGCGATCTGCCCAGACTGCGCTTCGCCCAGGATGTTGCCGGCGCCGCGCAAGCGCAGATCCTCCATGGCGATGTGGAAACCGGCACCCAGAAAGTCCATGTCCAGGATGACCTGCAATCTTTTCTTGGCCAGGTCGCTCAATGAGTCCAGGGACGGCACGACGAAGTAGGCGTAGGCTTGACGGTCCGATCGGCCCACCCTGCCCCTAAGCTGATAGAGCTGGCCCAAGCCGAACATATGCGCCTGATCCACGACCATGGTATTGGCGTTAGGAAAATCAAGACCGGATTCAATGATGGCCGTGCAGACCAGAATGTCCAACTCGCCGTGCCAAAATTTGTGAATGGTTTCCTCAAGCTGGCGTTCAGGCATTTGACCGTGGGCATGGCCGATGCGGGCGTCGGGCGCAAGCTTACGCACGTAGTCCTCGGCCTCGGCCAAGGAATGCACCCGGTTATGCACCCAAAAGATCTGTCCGCCGCGCTCCATCTCGCGGGCCAGGATGGTCTTGAGCATTTCCGCGTCGCGCTCCACCAGGGCCGTCTCAACCGGCTTGCGGTCCACGGGCGGAGTCTCGATGACGCTCAAGCCGCGGATGCCGGACAGAGAGAGCTGCAAGGTGCGCGGGATGGGCGTGGCCGTGAGCGTCAGACTATCAACGTTCTTCTTGAGTTCCTTGAGCTTCTCCTTGTGCTTGACCCCGAAGCGCTGCTCTTCATCCAGAATAAGCAAACCGATATTCGGCAAGGACACGTCGCTGGAGAGCATGCGGTGGGTGCCGATGAGGATGTCCACCTGCCCCCGTTCAGCGGCCTGAAGCACGGCCTTCTGCTTGGGTTTGGGCACGAAGCGGCTGAGCATGGCCACGGAGATGGGGAAACCCTGCATGCGGTTCTTGAAATTCAGGTAGTGCTGCTCGGCGAGTACCGTGGTCGGGCACAAGAGCGCCACCTGCTTGCCGTCCAGGACGGCGCGGAAGGCGGCGCGCATGGCCACTTCGGTCTTGCCGAAACCTACGTCGCCGCACACGAGCCGGTCCATGGGCTCCGCTCGCTCCATATCCTCGATGACGTCGCGGATAGCCCTGGCCTGATCAGGCGTTTCCTCGAAGCCAAAGGTGGCCTCGAACTCCGGATAGAGTTCGTTGATCGGGCCGTATGCGTATCCTTTGGCCACCTTGCGGTAGGCGTACATCTCAACCAGCTCTTGAGCGATCTTCTCGATAGCCTTTTTCGCTCGCTCCGTGGTGTGCTTCCAACGAGTTCCGCGCAAGCTGTCGAGAGACGGGTCCTGGCCCTCGGGCCCTTGGTAGCGCTGCACCAGCCGAAGCCGGTCCACGGGCAGGAAGAGTTTATCCTCGCCGTCAAAGTGGATGAGCAGGTAGTCGTTGGCTACATCGCCGATGGTCAAGCGTTCCAGCCCCCCAAATCTGCCCAGGCCGTAATCGCGGTGCACGAGCAAATCGCCAGGCCGCAGCTCCGCATAGGTAGCCATGCCCTTGAAGGATTTGTCCGTGGCCACCACGGCCTTGTCCTTGGACGGCTGGAGAATATCCTCGGATAGAATGCGCACGCCGGCCCAGGGCAGTTCCATGCCTTTCTTGAGCGGCGAGACCAGGGCGAAAAGGCCGGTGGAATCCAGGGAATGCTCGCAGGAAAAGAACAGGCCTTCCTGCTCGGCCAAGGTCAAAAACTTCTTGCGGGTACGCTCGGTATGAAAGCTGAGGATCGTCTGCCGTGAGGACGTGCGCCAGTCCTGCAGGGCTTTGACCAAGGCGCTCCAGGGCCGGTTTCGCTGCTCGGGTTGCCAAAAGAGGTCCGTGAACTGCTCCAGGGACTTCTCCGGCAGATCCAGCCCGTCCTTTTTCTGGCCCAGCACCAAGTCTTCAAACAAAACTTGGCGACTCTCGGTCCAGACCTTGCGCGCCTCGGCCTCGGGCCAAATCAAGGTCGAGCCGGCGACGACCTGGCGCTTGTCGCGCTTGCGGCCATCCAGGAACTCCTGCCAGGCCCAGTGCGCCTCCTCGACGCGCGAACGAAGTTCCGTAGCTCCAGACAGCAGATAGATGCTATCCTCGGCGAAATAGGACTTCAGGTTCACGGCCTTGGGGTAATAGAGGCCGGGAAAAATAAAGCCGCT comes from Desulfocurvibacter africanus subsp. africanus DSM 2603 and encodes:
- the glyQ gene encoding glycine--tRNA ligase subunit alpha — protein: MTFQEVILRLQQFWSDYGCVIGQPFDVEVGAGTFNPHTFFRVIGPEPWKVAYVEPSRRPTDGRYGENPNRLQHYYQFQVILKPSPDDVQDIYLASLAALGIDTAAHDIRFVEDNWESPTLGAWGLGWEVWLNGMEVTQFTYFQQTGGIDLHPVSVEITYGLERLSMYLQGKESVYDLDWNKTVKYGQVHHQNEVEQSKYNFEFSDAGMLFGLFSSYEGECLRLCEVGLPWPAYDYCLKCSHAFNLLDARGAISITERTGYIGRVRNLASRVARLYATQRKEMGYPLLNTMPTKD
- the recO gene encoding DNA repair protein RecO gives rise to the protein MEFTEHGLILKVGRFREYDQWVRLLTPTRGILTAFAFGGSRSRRRFCGCLDALNLVLFKARSSRNMAYLQLEESTLLSGYPRLKANLPTLGMAANCIKFLQAFQLGVDTSRAVYDLTLATLEALDDGGEDQDFWPLFFRAAVAFESGFAPDFKSCHLCGKNIEQIPSPVFCVERGSVSCQVCRPSTGLALPASRGTMRLLSHLQATGPREWRSLRVVSEIRSECYEIVDKYVQYHLGLRQNERGFHRE
- a CDS encoding helix-turn-helix domain-containing protein — its product is MELREIGTMLREERERRGLVLEDIAQQTRISLSSLQGIESGLSELLPHPVYAKGFIKVYGQYLGMDLSEALSDFATGTTSGQYRPVYRQAVPDREEDHPEVRSLRTGNRMSVAAFALLVVAAGATYWYFSHTAGSAPATRPAESQELETQLVPTAPVDAPDESAFEPEAVVSVGSESTAAQLVEAAPAAAVEPSVAAIVQPEPVQPAPVETPKPATPSQPAQAPLASPAPQARAAEDQPAASSILVVQARETCWLQATHADGTVREYMLQPGGRARLNFNGSLSLMLGNAGGVDLVLNGQPYALNAQPGQVRRLTLP
- a CDS encoding SurA N-terminal domain-containing protein, which gives rise to MRTMILNPYLYLQKTAVDLNSSFYWRGIPAQVLLVTCALMLACLPARATEIVDRIVAVVNGQVITSYDLDRELAPYLMQLSGRKLNAQDEQQLTVVRKKLLDRLVDDILLLMEAKRLNLEVNDTEVENHIRQFRQSNSMTEEDLGRQLQRENMTREEYKRNIRESMLRHRVLSFMVRRKVLVTDEEILRYYDEHKSDYTQAKEVELGLILLPPNEDSDGLVQRLGKAEISFEEAARKYSKGPGAQSGGSIGRLKWSELASQWREALAQIHPGEISEPFSIDGNKAILKLKAIIPGKERSLDEVREEIRQKLYDPKYAVQYAEYMQDLKTKAIVDIRF
- a CDS encoding peptidylprolyl isomerase: MLRATRLLMALLASIIVTACSSDRSEPGVIAMVNGRPIHLNQLEYKYDIMYLDSTDDLNPTVNQLRTDYGTILSDLIIQELIIQELADRGLEVTDEELNKAEDSVRKDYPEGAFEEILVEEYIDISFWRKEFKARISIEKFLQQVLRPSIKIDYTEADSYYRSHLSDFYLPSRLKFLIITGPSRELVLKATQLFSKGEAAADIAAKLKEVEVRQLRMREDRLPASWLNALANLEPGEASSVLTEESKFHRLILVERSPAKVLDPTQAYPLVEQVLLDQKMRDAFNAWLARKLEVATITISKHLLEQVEDEQDDQPSQDEGEFMGEPLEADAEMPAEAPIVGEEQEYPDQMVPDQIPADEDDDLESIPVPAKNGS
- the mfd gene encoding transcription-repair coupling factor, whose translation is MLPKEINHFLARKTDHLRVFKSGHGTQALLAQSLVSKGENVVLLVPGPRELHEVRALLHLLSQAGQRSGQTTGPVWERSWCWLPPMEPKEPEAAAWAAIWPALYALALGGKGRGVILTVDNLLAKWPAPKVADLATMALRQGEDISPEMILEQAAAWGYRREGMVTAPGEMAMRGDILDIFAPGYDQPLRLEFFGDTLEQIRLFDPSSQRSRADLKEATVLPVAPAVLAGAHPAEAMSYWDHLKTTGQINELVRDELRRKLEGHSGFIFPGLYYPKAVNLKSYFAEDSIYLLSGATELRSRVEEAHWAWQEFLDGRKRDKRQVVAGSTLIWPEAEARKVWTESRQVLFEDLVLGQKKDGLDLPEKSLEQFTDLFWQPEQRNRPWSALVKALQDWRTSSRQTILSFHTERTRKKFLTLAEQEGLFFSCEHSLDSTGLFALVSPLKKGMELPWAGVRILSEDILQPSKDKAVVATDKSFKGMATYAELRPGDLLVHRDYGLGRFGGLERLTIGDVANDYLLIHFDGEDKLFLPVDRLRLVQRYQGPEGQDPSLDSLRGTRWKHTTERAKKAIEKIAQELVEMYAYRKVAKGYAYGPINELYPEFEATFGFEETPDQARAIRDVIEDMERAEPMDRLVCGDVGFGKTEVAMRAAFRAVLDGKQVALLCPTTVLAEQHYLNFKNRMQGFPISVAMLSRFVPKPKQKAVLQAAERGQVDILIGTHRMLSSDVSLPNIGLLILDEEQRFGVKHKEKLKELKKNVDSLTLTATPIPRTLQLSLSGIRGLSVIETPPVDRKPVETALVERDAEMLKTILAREMERGGQIFWVHNRVHSLAEAEDYVRKLAPDARIGHAHGQMPERQLEETIHKFWHGELDILVCTAIIESGLDFPNANTMVVDQAHMFGLGQLYQLRGRVGRSDRQAYAYFVVPSLDSLSDLAKKRLQVILDMDFLGAGFHIAMEDLRLRGAGNILGEAQSGQIARVGLDLYLEMLEEEVQRLKGEVRHELVEPEINFVFPAHIPEKFILDPGERLRYYRALSSARSDDAMAEIAGEMRDRFGHIPQELESFLAVLSLKRALTQMQVVRADLYPGRAVLTFLQDNQVVAPEQLLFWLQSRQSWAKLMPPNKLEARFGEKDSIARGLEYLKMELEQLRLRAPAAASS